In Pseudohongiella acticola, the sequence CCTACCTGCACTTTGACATGACGATTGCCCAGGTGGTAGCAGGCGCGACTGAACGTCTCCCAGTCATCACAGGAGGCGATAACAACCGGCTCTATGGCACCTTCGACCAGCACCAGCCGACCACACTGACTACGCAGATATTCGCCCACCATCAATGGTGTGCCGCGTGCAAGAAAGAGCCTGACTTCTTCGCCTTCTGTGGAAAATAGTCTCATACGTCCGCGATCACGCTGCTCGTGAGTCAGTATAACCCGGACATCGACCGGCGCTTTACACTGGGTGCCCAGCCTTTCGTGCACTTCCAACATGTCCATGTCCTCAATAGAATTTCTAAAACAGACTGTAGCGTTGCGCCAATGGCAGCACCGTGGCCGGCTCGCAGGTCAATAGTTCACCATTGGCCCTGACTTCATAAGTCTGCGCATCCACCTCAATAACCGGTAACCAGTCATTAAGAATCATGTCCTGCTTGCGTATGGCGCGCGTGTTGCGGCAGGCGCTTAACTTCCGGTTGAGTCCCAGCTTGCTGAGCATGCCGGACTCAAGCGCGAGCTGGCTGGTAAAGGTCACTGACAATGACGCCGCTGCGCCTCCCAGAGAACCAAACATGGGCCGGTAATGTGACGGTTGTGGCGTCGGGATGGATGCATTCGGATCGCCCATCGGCGCAGCCGCGATCATGCCTGACTTTATGATCAGTGAGGGTTTAATTCCGAAAAACGCAGGTTTCCACAATACCAGATCTGCCAGTTTTCCGGGTTCAATGGAACCGACTTCGTGAGCGATTCCATGGGTGATGGCCGGATTAATGGTGTATTTGGCGACATAGCGGCGAGCGCGA encodes:
- a CDS encoding urease accessory protein UreE gives rise to the protein MLEVHERLGTQCKAPVDVRVILTHEQRDRGRMRLFSTEGEEVRLFLARGTPLMVGEYLRSQCGRLVLVEGAIEPVVIASCDDWETFSRACYHLGNRHVKVQVGPRSLRILPDHVLEEMLVLLGLTLQHAHHVFVPEQGAYTGHGGHSHSHQQPLAPPNSKAGSIEALDISGKHEHH